One Acidimicrobiia bacterium DNA segment encodes these proteins:
- a CDS encoding manganese efflux pump — MIILEILLISFVLALDAFSVSIALGIKSKQHTIKEASIIAILFGSFQGLMPVIGWSIGNILKDFIELYSSWIAFTLLVSVGIKIAYDSFKKESISKSITFLTLISLSIATSVDALIVGTTLVALKLSLLSSAVVIGFTTLFLSIFGYYLGKKLGSLFAKRIELVGGIVLILLGIKYLIN; from the coding sequence CTGATTATTTTAGAAATACTATTAATATCATTTGTTCTAGCTCTAGATGCTTTTAGCGTAAGTATCGCTCTAGGTATTAAATCTAAACAACATACGATAAAAGAAGCATCTATTATCGCAATATTATTTGGATCATTTCAAGGCTTGATGCCAGTTATCGGATGGTCAATAGGAAATATCTTAAAAGATTTCATCGAATTATATAGTAGCTGGATTGCTTTTACACTGTTAGTTTCAGTGGGCATAAAAATTGCTTACGATAGTTTTAAAAAAGAATCGATATCTAAAAGTATAACTTTTTTAACTTTAATCTCATTATCTATAGCGACAAGTGTCGATGCATTAATTGTTGGTACAACCCTCGTTGCTCTAAAACTTTCGTTATTGTCTTCAGCTGTTGTTATTGGCTTTACAACTTTGTTTTTATCGATCTTTGGTTATTATCTAGGAAAAAAATTAGGTTCATTGTTTGCGAAAAGAATAGAACTTGTTGGAGGAATAGTTTTAATATTATTAGGAATTAAATATTTGATTAATTAA
- a CDS encoding sulfite exporter TauE/SafE family protein yields MLIFSIAIWKLIIASIVAFCASILNATSGGGSFLTYPTLLLLGESHLIANATSTVGLWPGLISNLPGFKHELTTQKKFLKLFILPVLFGAATGSYVLTKTSDEVFSYVAPLLIVSGSFVLQFHTKIEHLFDKVKLGSEKRKIAVVTISTYFIAIYAAYFGAGVGVLFLAAFAFLKLENIYHSIAIKNFLATSSNTIATAYFSFAGLVHWPVAVAMAFGSISGGIVGSRHIRKIDKDLMRRFVVIFGILTSIGLLTAQFV; encoded by the coding sequence ATGTTGATTTTTTCGATTGCAATTTGGAAACTTATAATAGCTTCAATAGTTGCTTTCTGTGCGTCTATATTAAACGCTACATCAGGTGGCGGTTCCTTTTTGACATATCCAACATTATTGTTACTTGGTGAGTCTCATCTGATAGCAAATGCAACATCGACGGTTGGCCTTTGGCCAGGTTTGATTTCTAACCTTCCAGGATTTAAACACGAATTAACAACACAAAAGAAATTTCTAAAACTATTTATTCTTCCAGTTTTATTTGGAGCTGCAACTGGAAGCTATGTACTAACAAAAACATCAGATGAAGTATTTAGTTATGTTGCACCTTTATTAATAGTCTCGGGTTCATTCGTTTTGCAATTTCATACAAAAATAGAACATCTATTTGATAAAGTTAAATTAGGTTCAGAAAAAAGAAAGATTGCAGTAGTGACAATATCAACTTATTTTATTGCAATTTATGCAGCATATTTTGGAGCTGGAGTCGGAGTACTTTTCTTAGCCGCTTTTGCATTTTTGAAACTTGAAAATATTTATCATTCTATTGCCATCAAAAATTTTTTAGCTACAAGTTCGAATACTATTGCTACTGCTTATTTCTCTTTTGCAGGTTTAGTACATTGGCCTGTAGCAGTGGCAATGGCGTTCGGTTCAATAAGTGGAGGAATAGTTGGATCTCGTCATATTAGAAAAATTGATAAAGATCTAATGCGGAGATTTGTTGTTATATTTGGTATCTTGACATCTATTGGATTGCTGACTGCACAATTTGTTTAA
- a CDS encoding glucosaminidase domain-containing protein gives MTDRSFHVHKSNTKKIISSILVLILFAGFFSVVDSNSNTKAAYASGDQPILGGSTLTPAQIAKYFRSVNKSSLYSTYRGTVSIDTLAQLYVDEGYREGVRGDMAFIQGIKETGWYSYGNSAVSPSQNNFAGIGAYNCTVINGAQYCAQGFTYATARDGVRAHIQLLRSYADASRGLTDYQNPPSYYRGSAPTWSGLNGKWAVPGTGYGESIISMYNSMLNYSGVGNGCAPDAQPPSAQTAGAGYWMVAPDGGIFTFGQAQFYGSMGGQRLNKPMIGLAATKTNGGYWTFAADGGIFSFGDAQFYGSTGSIRLNRPIVGMASTPTGGGYWMVASDGGIFAFGDAQFYGSTGSIKLNSPIVGMAPTANGGGYWLVAADGGIFAFGNAQFYGSTGGQVLNSPIVGMAAKKQGTGYWLLGRDGGVFSFGSAQFFGTLSKCVVGNASMIQASPTGNGYIISATDGRIATFGDSRHFGWPYVTNVAPVGFNLMN, from the coding sequence TTCTCTGTTGTTGATTCGAATTCAAATACGAAGGCTGCATACGCTTCAGGTGATCAACCAATATTAGGCGGTTCAACTTTAACACCAGCACAAATTGCTAAATATTTTAGATCTGTAAATAAATCTTCACTTTATAGTACTTATAGAGGAACTGTCTCAATAGATACACTGGCACAACTCTATGTAGATGAAGGCTATAGAGAAGGTGTCCGTGGAGACATGGCATTTATACAAGGTATAAAAGAAACGGGTTGGTACAGCTACGGCAATTCTGCAGTATCGCCATCACAAAATAACTTTGCCGGAATCGGTGCTTATAATTGTACTGTTATCAACGGAGCACAATATTGCGCACAAGGATTTACCTATGCAACTGCAAGAGATGGAGTTCGAGCTCATATACAATTACTTCGTAGTTATGCAGATGCATCGCGTGGATTAACTGATTACCAAAATCCTCCTTCATATTATCGTGGTTCAGCTCCGACATGGTCAGGACTAAATGGAAAATGGGCAGTACCAGGCACAGGATATGGTGAAAGCATAATATCAATGTATAACTCAATGCTTAACTATTCAGGAGTCGGAAATGGGTGCGCGCCAGACGCACAACCACCTTCAGCTCAAACTGCCGGTGCAGGTTATTGGATGGTGGCTCCAGATGGAGGAATCTTCACATTTGGTCAAGCACAATTTTATGGTTCAATGGGTGGTCAGCGTTTAAATAAGCCAATGATAGGTTTAGCCGCAACAAAAACAAACGGCGGCTATTGGACATTTGCAGCTGATGGTGGAATCTTTTCGTTTGGTGATGCTCAGTTTTATGGTTCAACAGGATCTATTAGGTTAAATCGTCCTATTGTTGGTATGGCTTCTACGCCTACTGGCGGTGGTTACTGGATGGTTGCTAGTGATGGTGGTATTTTTGCGTTTGGTGATGCTCAGTTTTATGGTTCAACAGGTTCAATAAAATTGAATTCTCCTATTGTTGGAATGGCGCCAACTGCTAACGGTGGTGGCTATTGGCTAGTTGCAGCTGATGGTGGAATTTTTGCATTCGGTAACGCACAATTCTACGGTTCCACTGGTGGGCAAGTATTGAATTCTCCTATTGTTGGAATGGCAGCTAAAAAACAGGGTACTGGTTATTGGCTATTAGGTCGAGATGGAGGAGTATTCTCATTTGGTTCAGCACAGTTCTTCGGAACACTAAGTAAATGTGTCGTTGGAAATGCATCAATGATTCAAGCAAGCCCTACTGGAAATGGATATATAATCTCTGCAACAGATGGACGTATAGCAACATTTGGGGACTCAAGACACTTCGGATGGCCATACGTTACAAATGTTGCACCTGTTGGTTTTAACTTGATGAATTAG
- a CDS encoding Mitomycin resistance protein mcrB, with amino-acid sequence MKNKTDLYEIPYIGKAMVRDFALLGINSINDLQGKSHIKLYDEICSLTNSIHDPCVLDTYEMAIHFARTGESLPWWEFSRIRKEKKLE; translated from the coding sequence ATGAAAAATAAAACAGACTTATATGAGATCCCGTACATTGGTAAAGCAATGGTACGGGATTTCGCTTTGTTGGGAATAAATTCTATAAATGATCTACAAGGCAAGTCTCATATAAAACTTTACGATGAAATATGTAGCCTGACTAATAGTATCCATGATCCATGCGTTCTTGACACATACGAGATGGCTATACACTTTGCCCGAACAGGGGAGTCACTGCCATGGTGGGAATTTTCCCGTATAAGAAAAGAGAAAAAGCTTGAGTAA